In the Sarcophilus harrisii chromosome 1, mSarHar1.11, whole genome shotgun sequence genome, one interval contains:
- the GPR27 gene encoding probable G-protein coupled receptor 27, with protein MANASDLAGASSPAPSSAAGGGGGGGGGGGGGPAALGLKLASLSLILCISLAGNVLFVLLILRDRHLHRAPYYLLLDLCLADGLRSLACFPAVLLSVRRGAGTAGGAPPPGALGCKLLAFLAVLFCFHAAFLLLGVGVTRYLAIAHHRFYAKRLTGWPCAAVVCVAWVLALAMAFPPVLDVGTYRFVREEAQCTFEHRHVGANDTLGFMLMLAAVVGATHLVYLRLLFFIYDRRKMKPAQLVPAVSQNWTFHGPGATGQAAANWTAGFGRGPTPPTLVGIRPAGPGPGGQARRLLVLEEFKTEKRLCKMFYMITLLFLLLWGPYIVACYLRVFIKAGAVPQGYLTTSVWLTFAQAGVNPILCFIFNKELRVCFRAHFPCGQSPQTTQGTLLCDLKSIGI; from the coding sequence ATGGCGAACGCCAGCGACTTGGCAGGAGCCAGCAGCCCGGCCCCGAGCAGCGCGGCgggcggcgggggcggcggcgggggcggcgggggcggcggcCCGGCCGCCCTGGGCCTCAAGCTAGCCTCGCTCAGCCTCATCCTGTGCATCAGCCTGGCCGGCAACGTGCTCTTCGTGCTGCTCATCCTCCGGGATCGGCACCTGCACCGGGCGCCCTACTACCTGCTGCTCGACCTGTGCCTGGCCGACGGGCTGCGCTCGCTCGCCTGCTTCCCGGCGGTGCTGCTGTCCGTGCGCCGGGGCGCGGGCACCGCCGGGGGGGCGCCGCCTCCCGGAGCGCTCGGCTGCAAGCTGCTCGCCTTCCTAGCCGTGCTCTTCTGCTTCCACGCCGCCTTCCTGCTGCTGGGCGTGGGCGTCACCCGCTACCTGGCCATAGCCCACCACCGCTTCTACGCCAAGCGCCTGACGGGCTGGCCGTGCGCCGCGGTGGTGTGCGTGGCGTGGGTGCTGGCCCTGGCCATGGCCTTCCCGCCGGTGCTGGACGTGGGCACCTACCGCTTCGTGCGGGAGGAGGCGCAGTGCACCTTCGAACACCGCCACGTCGGGGCCAACGACACGCTGGGCTTCATGCTCATGCTGGCCGCCGTGGTGGGAGCCACCCACCTGGTTTATCTCCGCCTGCTCTTCTTCATCTACGACCGCCGGAAGATGAAGCCCGCGCAGCTGGTGCCCGCCGTCAGCCAGAACTGGACCTTCCACGGGCCCGGCGCCACGGGCCAGGCGGCCGCCAACTGGACCGCGGGCTTCGGCAGGGGTCCCACGCCGCCCACTCTGGTGGGCATCCGCCCGGCCGGCCCGGGTCCCGGGGGGCAGGCCCGGCGCCTCCTCGTGCTGGAGGAGTTCAAGACCGAGAAGAGGCTTTGCAAGATGTTTTACATGATcacccttctcttcctcctcctctgggGCCCCTACATCGTGGCTTGCTACCTGAGGGTCTTCATCAAGGCCGGCGCCGTGCCCCAGGGCTACCTGACCACGTCAGTGTGGCTCACCTTTGCCCAGGCCGGAGTCAACCCCATCCTGTGTTTCATCTTTAACAAGGAGCTCCGAGTCTGCTTTCGAGCCCACTTCCCCTGCGGCCAGAGCCCCCAGACCACTCAGGGAACCCTGCTCTGCGATTTGAAAAGCATTGGCATATAA